The Candidatus Kaelpia imicola region TTTCGCACTCATGGCGCAACCCTTGTCCTTATAGTCTGTAACGCCTTCATGTGAAGCTTAATAATGTCTTCATATCCAGCCGCAACAAGCTGTTCAGCACTTTTAATTCTAGCTCCCTCTGGCATGCTACTATGAAACTTGGCTAAATATTGCTGCATCAATAAAACTTTGTCATCCCAAGACATCACGTCCACATGCTCAACTAAAATCCAAGAAATATATTTTTCTTCTTGTTCTTTTTTCATATGTTCATAAATTGCATCAAGAACTGCTTTCATTCCACCGCCAACACCGGTTGAAGCTACCATGTAAGCGCCTTCTAATCCGCCAATCTGAGAAAATGACCTCTCTATTATTCCCCTCACGTTACTTAAAGCCAGCCACTCTGGCATAAGAATATCTCCCCCGACAGTAATCTGAAACTGTTGCTGGTAAAACCGTGTAGCTTCTGCCATCATTTCATCAAAAGTAGAAGGTATGCGATTTTGCATATTATACTCGTCTCTTCCTATATCGTGATACATACTAACTTCTTTCGCGATATTTCTTTCATCCAATAATCGCAAAATCATATTTAAATTTGCTTTACCCATAATTGACCTCCCTCAAATTTCATCATACAAGTTTTCATTATCTGATGGTCTTTCTATTGCCCTTCGCACTGTTGCAATATTTTTCTTAAGCGACACGCAATATTTTTCTCTTGTTAAACTATCAATTTCTTCGCTAAAACCATTGCCAGTTATCTTGTTTGGCTCAGGGGTGGATATGTTTATTATTTCATTTCCTTTTTTTACAAAAGCCTTCCCAACACCTTTTCTCATAAAATCATTGATTTCAACCTCTCCAAAAAATTCTTTAAACAAATTCTGGCTATCATCCCAGTCCAAGTCTAACGCCACTACTGTCTGTACATTTCCAAATGCGGTTTTAATTGATTCAGCCATCATCTCTTTTTGCTGAAAACCAAATATAAGCCTTAAGTTAAACTTCCTACACTCCCTCAAAGAGTCTTCAAATGCTTTCTTGTTGACCGAGAGACGCTGCGCTTCGTCAATATAAAGGTTAAACCCGACTCTTTGGGAAGGAACAATATCCTGCCTTGAAAGGGCTGCATGAAAAAAAGAGCAGTATATAATCGAACCAAGGATGTTAGAACAGTTTGATCCAAGCAGACCTGCCGGAAAATAGGCAAGAAAGATTTTTTTATTGTCGATTATGTTTCTGAAATTTAGCCTATTATCTCGCTGGGAAAAAATCCTATATATTCTCTCCTGCAAAAGAAACTTTGAGAGCTTGCTAACTACCCTCTGTAATGTTGAATTAGGTATTTTTTCAAAATCATGCCAAAACATCTGTATTTCTTTATTCTCTATAATAGGAGCAACTGACTGTCTCAACTTGTACCCCTCTTTTGATTTAGATAAAAGACCCCTCACATCAGTTAATGTGAGATTTCCTTTTAATAAGGTGTATAGGACAGGCATAAGCGTTGCCTCAATCTGCGAACCCCAGTCTTTAGCAGAATACAGCCCCTTAATTGCATCCAGTAAATCATTGACTTTTTTGCCAGCATCTTCATTTTTACCCAATGAAAAGAAATTATGAGATATTATGAAATCCTTGTCGCATGGATTGTAATAGCAAACGTCTCTAACCCTCTCTTTAGGAATTTGTTTTTTAATGCGTTCAATTGCATCTCCATGATAATCAATGTACCCTGCGCCTTCGCCATTATTAATATCAGCCAAAAACATATTTTCCATAAGTATTGATTTTCCTGAGCCAGTAATGCCGCCAATAATTGTCCCTTTGTTTCTCAAATGAGTAGGTTGAAAAACAGGAACTTTTTTTCCTGCAAAGTCGTTATAGCCGAGTAAAACTCCATCTCTTGAGGTTTGTTCTATAGCCTTAAAACCAACAGCCTTATCAAGAGAAAAATCTTTTCTTTCCATAATTTCCTTAGAGCCGGAATTGCATAAAGCAGATAACTCTGTTGAGCTAAGCAACATTCCATTCCTGTAAATCAAAGAAGTTACTATCATTTCTATTATTTTTTTATTTTCCATCGTTCTTAAATAATCGGCTTTTGCCAAATAATTAAATTCTCTTTTCCCGTATTGAAAACCCGCGATTGGAAGGCTCAGACTATCTAAAACTCCTCTTATATTTTCATTTCTGCAACAAGCTCCTATGCGGATGCTTACGCAAAACAAAGGACTGTCTAGTTTCTTTCTGGCCTCTTTATAGTAATCAGAGCCAAACCCTGCATGGCTGATTAAATTCTGCTGTAAACTACCGAATTGGCCTGCCTGCAATTCTGCCTCAGTAAGATTAATTATGTTTTCCCGCCAATCATGCGTTACTCTTTTAAAAGTAACTTGGTAAAACCCAAACTCTTGTTTTAGCTCACTCAAGGCAGAATAAATCGGCATTAAAGGAGAAATTTTTATCCCTTCATAACCAGATAAACTTTTCCAATATGGCGCTATGGGATAGAAATCCCGAATATCAAAGGTATGATTTATAGTGTTAGTTTGCTGAAGAATTTGTAAAAAATAATTTTCTTCATTAACGTCAATTTCAATATTGGAAAATTTAGATTTGATCGCGCTCTTCACAGGTTTTTCATCAGCTCTATTTATGCTTATTTGACAGCTTATCCTTTCCTTATTTCCAATCAGCAAAAATTCAATTGGATTTTTTATAATGCTTAATTCTCTCAATAATGTTTCAAATTCTATCCATTGAATTTCATCTTTTGGCGAAAACCACAACCGCAAGTAAGCTTTCTGGGAATTTTCTGTAAATCTTTCAGGCGTGATACAGACATTAGTAGTGCCTTCTCTTAAAAAGCTTTTAAGTTCGTAAGGCTGAAAAGGGGCTTCCAAGCATACGGGCTCTGGATAGATTGTTACATCCCTGCCTTTTAAGGATTCAAGCTCAAAAGAAGAGCGCAACTCACCCTGCAAGGCGCTTATGACCATAGACTGTTCTATCGGGCCTAGATTTTCTCTCATGGTTTATATCCTTCCGCATATTACGCAATCTGGATTTTTCTCAATTTTTGCCACTAACTTCTGCGCAAAATCTTCAAAAACCCACGTATCGGGTTTTGTTGAAAACCACAGGGCATCACCCTTATTGTCAAACTGCTTAAAATACTGGCTTATATCTTCGCCTGCCAGAATTACCATAGCGAGTTTTGTTGCAATGTCGCTGATAATGTTTACATCTATTGATAAGGCAGGGACACTTCGCTGTTCGTTCTCATCAACACCATATTGCTTGTTTGTAGAACGAAGATTGATTGGGCCACCCTCGTTACCACTATTCCCTTTAAAACACATATAGCAAGGGTCCTGTTTTTTGCCGGAAATATAGATGATTTGTCCAGATTCTGCTTTATCCGCCAATCCTATGTAAAGAGCCGGAATGCCTTTATTATAGGAGAGCCAATTAACATCTCGCCTGCTGTCTTCTGTGTCAGTTGCTATAACCATAAGGGCTGGTTTCCATTCATCTGTGAATTTGTCGAAAAAAGTGATGTCTTTGCAAAAATCATAAGCAAAAGCTTTGACTTCTGCATTTGGAATATTACTCATAACTGCATCTTTAAAGGCTATTGTTTTTAACCGGCCTGCCAATAACTCCGGCATTTGCTGAATACCCCACCTGTAAGGGTTAGCAATATCCAAATAATCAGGATCGGTTATGGCTATTTCAATACCATGCTTGGCTAATTCATACCCAACCCTTGAATTAACAGAACCGCAGGAAACAAGAAAAGCTTTTTTAGCTTTTACTTTTTGAGATAGTATCTCAGAACGGTTACGGGCATTGTAGTCCTGCATATTAAAAACTTCTACTTGGCTGATCTCCTTTCCATCAATAAAACACTTTAATCCATTGCCATTAACAAGCAATTCAACTCCTTTATTTGTAACAGCTTCTTTATACCACCTGCCTACTTCATGCCAGAAATTGTGCTTTAGGGTAGTCTTAAAGCTAACTATTTGGATAAGATTTTCTTCCTGTATTTCCCTGCCAAACAGCAGACCTGTAATACAGTCACTCCCTTTTATTTCTTGTACTGCCTTTTCATCAATTACAATCTTCATCTTCTTTACCTCCTGTTTTCTGTAGCATTAATTCCTCAATAGTTTCTTCCTTTAATACAGGCAAGTCAGCCTGATAAACATATTTTCTTCCAAGCAAAGCTCTGATGATGCTGTCTTTTCCATTAATTACAATTAATTCTGGCTTGGTAAAAGAGAAGTCATCCGTAGCTTTTCTATGTATAAAAAAAGGACAATACTCAAGAGTGCTTTCATTGAATGTAGCTATAATAATGCTGAGTTTTTCCAAATAGCTATGTATAGGGTCGAGCAAAATTTTCTTGCACGTATTCTCATCCAATGGCGACATAGCAGGCAAATAAGAAGGATGGAGATGATGATCGCCAAGATACTGTAGGGGGAATTTTGTATTAGGATATTTCTTGCATATAGCCTGAAACACCTCGCATTGATATGTATCATCAGTTGCAAGATAACTCGGGTTTTGAACAGCATTTGACCCTGTCCGCAAAGCGTATAGGATTATACCTACACCACCCCCCATTGAAAAACCAATAAGCGAACCTCCGCATTCGATTTCTCTGCTTTTGTTTTTAATAGCTTCTTCTTTTATTACCTCTAAAGCTGTCTTTGTGATAAACATGATATTTTTCATGGCTACTCCTTTGCTTTATTTTCTAAAATTTACTCCTTACCATGTTTCTCCAGTTTGTAGAAAATTCTCGTATAAAATGAGCCATTGAATAACCCAGCCAATTACTGTACAAATCGTATCATCATGATTGAAATCATTATGCTCAAGGCATAGCTCCTGGTCTTCCCCATAAAGATGAGGCACATCTGAGCAAAAATCAATATGCGGTACGTATACTTTTATTCTGTTTCCATTAGGATAGCCATAGGGATAAGCCGCAACAACATAATAAGATTTTCTTAATTTGTCGCTTGGGCCAATATATCCAGCCACAAATGCAGTATCATCCTCAAGTAAACCAAACTTCATTTGCGGAAAATCAATAGCCAGAAGCTCCATCTCAGATTGAAGCCTTTGCCTGCCTCTATTTGTGTCATACCATTGCATCCTTATCTCTCCTTTAATTTATAATGATAAAAGTAAGGCAGGGGCTGTCCTTACTTTTATTTTTTATAATTTACCTACATCCCCACTCATGTTGCTTGATAGGAGCGCCGGAATTTTTGTTGTCTTCTGTCTTCGGCTTAACCGTGCTACCAGCCGCTACCATAGGAACCCCTTTCTTAATCGCCTCTTTTATCTGTTCTCTTCTGTCCAATGTTATCACCTCCTCATTATAGATTTGCACCCTTCACTATGGCTTGCAATTCTGCTCTCTGGGGTACATGCCAGATGTTTGAGAGAATATTCTCAGGTATTATTTTTTCTGAGGTAAGCCATAGCATAGCCCCTGCATTTTTATTCAAATCTAATATATTTTTCAATCTGGTTGCAGATGGTAAAATAAAAAGAACTCTAAAGCCCTTAAATGGAAAGTTAAAAACTTCTCTAAAATGGATAAATTTCTGATTAACTAAATATTCGCTATAAGCTGAAATCTTTGTAATAATATCTTTATTCCCAGAACTCCTCTGAATAACCTGCGTGCCCATATCCTGCTCGCCAAAGAGCAAACTCTTGCCTTTTTTATTTCTAAGCACAATCATAAAATCAGGGATTATGTCTGAGGATATTGCCGGCAAATTTTCTTTTAAATCAGTTGCTTTATGCGCAACAGAGAAACTTTCTACAGAGTAATCTTTGGTTTTGTCGCAGGCAGAACTGAAACATAAAATACAGGTGTTTACTTGTAAGTCATGCTCAACAATAAGATTCGTAGATAGCTTGAAAAAGCTAGGCTTAAAGCCTAAAAAGCGTCTGATTGCGTTTTCCCTCTGCTTATTTAAATAAAAAACTTGCTCTAATCTTCCTTGTGCATAGGGACTTGGCTTATCAAAAGACAAGAGATAATTATTCTTCTTTAGAATATTCAATCTCCTTCTGGCTACCTTTATGCTGTCGTTAAATATAAAGAAAGAAACCATGCTTGTTGATAAAAAGCTTAGCTTTTCAAGCCAGTAAAATAACTGAATATCGCGTGGAGTAATCCTCATCGCTACTCTCCTTTAATGGTTTTTCTTGTAATAGATTATTAGCCCCAGAGCAACCAATGTTGCCAGAGGGTTTGCCCTGAAGAAATTTACGGCGTCCCCGACATAATTCCAGAGCTTGTAATTAAAATTTGAAAAATGAGGTAACATTGTTTTGCCCAAAAACAATACTATTGCCAATATAATCAACTGTTTCATCTTCTCCTTTTGCATAATTGCCTCCTCTTTTAAAAATTGCTTTTAATTAGACAAACAATAAAATGGGTCAACAATGCACTGGTGAAAGGAACGAAAAATAAAGCATTCCCCTTCTTGTAGTAAATATCTCCGAGGAGCTGACCGATGTATGGCACATTGCCTCTCAACAAATAGATAGCTACATAAATCACGAAAGCGTAAAGTAAATGGCTCATGGTATCCTCCTTTAACTATTTCACTACCCTCATTGGTAGTGGACTTTTTTGGCGTGTTTTACAACTCCCCTTTTCCATATTTTTCTAATTTCTTGAAAATCCTTTTCAGCAGGAAATCGACTCTCTGCTGAGATACTCCTAATTTTGTAGCTATCTCTCTCTGTTTGCATTTTGCCCTATAAAGCTGAACAACCTCTTTTTCTCTGTCGTTTAAGGTACTTATTGCCTCTTTCAATGCAATCATAGAAGCCAGTTCGTCTTTTATCCCTGCGCTGAAACCCTTAATAGTATTGAGAATGCCTATCTGGAATGAATTAAGAGGCTCGCTGGAATCACATATCTTGTCATAGTCTACCGTGTAGGTCTTTTTCTTTACCCCTGCGGTCTTGTGACGACCCGTGATTTCTTTCTTAACATCTTGGCAGATTGTTCTACAGATACTTTTTTTCGGACATATTGAACAGGTCATCTTAGCCCCCTTTTCGAGGACTAAAAAAAGCCATTACTTTTAGTCCTCAAGTAATGGCCTCTGACCTGCCTGGTCCTATGCCTTATTGGTTAATCTTTATCGTTCATTGATTTTAAAATAAGTAGCATCACCTCCTTTGGAAGTGCATGAAAATTCTTGCACCGCTTGCAAAAAAGATAAAGGGTATCTCCTTGGATTTTAGCAAGGAAATGACCGTGCCGGTCTTTAATCCGGATACAGTCTTTTTCCTTGTCATCTTTTTTGTATTTGCAGTAGTTGTTCATGGTTTTCCTCTAAAAACGCCTAGAATTCGCAATTGCTATCCAGAAAAGCCAATCAGGATATAGTATCGGCGCTTCACATTTGCCTTGATGGAGGTTATCCTTTCCACGCTTCCCTTTAAACAAATCTCTTA contains the following coding sequences:
- a CDS encoding replication-relaxation family protein: MRITPRDIQLFYWLEKLSFLSTSMVSFFIFNDSIKVARRRLNILKKNNYLLSFDKPSPYAQGRLEQVFYLNKQRENAIRRFLGFKPSFFKLSTNLIVEHDLQVNTCILCFSSACDKTKDYSVESFSVAHKATDLKENLPAISSDIIPDFMIVLRNKKGKSLLFGEQDMGTQVIQRSSGNKDIITKISAYSEYLVNQKFIHFREVFNFPFKGFRVLFILPSATRLKNILDLNKNAGAMLWLTSEKIIPENILSNIWHVPQRAELQAIVKGANL
- a CDS encoding ThiF family adenylyltransferase is translated as MKIVIDEKAVQEIKGSDCITGLLFGREIQEENLIQIVSFKTTLKHNFWHEVGRWYKEAVTNKGVELLVNGNGLKCFIDGKEISQVEVFNMQDYNARNRSEILSQKVKAKKAFLVSCGSVNSRVGYELAKHGIEIAITDPDYLDIANPYRWGIQQMPELLAGRLKTIAFKDAVMSNIPNAEVKAFAYDFCKDITFFDKFTDEWKPALMVIATDTEDSRRDVNWLSYNKGIPALYIGLADKAESGQIIYISGKKQDPCYMCFKGNSGNEGGPINLRSTNKQYGVDENEQRSVPALSIDVNIISDIATKLAMVILAGEDISQYFKQFDNKGDALWFSTKPDTWVFEDFAQKLVAKIEKNPDCVICGRI
- a CDS encoding sigma-70 family RNA polymerase sigma factor, yielding MTCSICPKKSICRTICQDVKKEITGRHKTAGVKKKTYTVDYDKICDSSEPLNSFQIGILNTIKGFSAGIKDELASMIALKEAISTLNDREKEVVQLYRAKCKQREIATKLGVSQQRVDFLLKRIFKKLEKYGKGEL